The genome window ttaatatggTAAAACATAATTCCACtgtcaaaatgtttattattgttgttgtttattacaAAACTTTTATATccacaaacatttcaacatcaTCATACAGGCAATGATGTATAAAACATACAAGAAATAATAGCAGGAACCTAACACAAATATAACTAAGTAAAAAGAAACAagcaagaaaaaatacataaatgagtacataaaacaaagactaaaagatacattttaaaaactgaaatgggTTGGGGGGTTaaataatctatctatctatctatctatctatctatctatctatctatctatctatctatctatctatctatcaaatTAGGACTTGATTAAAGACACAGCTCATGGGGGGTCCAtagaacaataaaatacaaagaagaaaaataaataaatacacaatgtatgatattaataataataataataataataataataataataataataataataataaacgttaatgtataataaataaatttaatgtaCTGCATCTGTTCACATTTTTATACTTTCTTGGAGatttaaaataaagagagaaataaagaggtTAGCTATTATCACAACGTTGTtacataaatattcaaattcttgcatgaaaaaaacaaagttgttcTTGAGAGTCTATGTATTTGTCACAAAATGTACATTCATTACATTCTAATTTCTCAAAAACTCATTTATCGGGTGTATATAtcattaataacaaaaatgtgttaCTAGGTTGATGTGCATCTtgggaaatgttgttttttaccGAAGGAAGCGTTCTGATTGGCCACCGCGTGACCTTTCACTTGTCACGTGGTTTAAAAACTTTAGGAGGATGGCGCGGAAAGTTGCCACACCAGCACAGTGTATAGCTCTCAGTTTATGATACTTTGTTTATGTTCTCCTGGAGCGATATTGACCCTATCAGGTAAGTTACGACTGTTCAGAAACATTATTGAACTCTTCCGCTTTTCTTATTTTACATTCAGCGTGCAGCAGCCGCACATTGCAGCTGAGAGTCTGTCACTCCTACAGCAGGCTGTAACGTCACATTGTCAGCTAACGTTAATGCAAGTTTAACAACGTTACCATGACTGAATTAAAAACCTTCATTGTCAGTTAATCATTCAGCATTGAGAGCCTTAGTGCACGTCTGTATcatggatatatatatatacctccATGGTCTGTATGTGTGGTGCTTGTAAAGTCCTGCTAGCTGGTTTCTGTCACACTGTGTTACTTTAATGTCCCTTTAGACATGAGTGTGCTGGAGGTGAAGTTCATTGGGGATGGAGATGTTCTGGAGCACATCGTGGACAAACAGGAGGGTATGGACTACAGATTCATCTTACTTCTGCTAAGATGTTGTTAATGAGCAGCTATCTGTCCTCTTTTATCTCACTACCTGTATGTTTCTATTTGAAAGGTGTGCAGAGCAACTCTGGGTCTGTTCAGAGGATGGTGACGTTTAAGAGCCCAGCTGGACGACGGGCCAGAGAGGGAGCAGAGCATGATGGTTGTGATGATGAAAATGGAGTCCTTGATGAGCAGAACTATGTCCAAGCTTTGGGAACATACAATACAGAAGGTAAATGAAGAAGAGGCTAgttctgaaaacacacacacagatctctTCGTGTTTGTATAGCAGAGCTGCAGTTATTGGTGGgttgtcagaaaattaatcacaattttcataattaaataattgtttAAGCAAGTTTTTGAGCTTCCCAAATGTGACTATTTCCTGGTCTTCATTCccctctatgataataaaccaattatcttttggttttggaacaTGGTCGgactaaacaagacattttgaagaGTAACTATGGACTATGTGAACTTAAAattcaataaactttatttgtcccCGAGGGGCAATTAGAATGGCAGGCATATataaacagacattaaaaacatctaTAAAAAGTGGTAACTGTGTTGAGAAAGTGCATAGCTTGTTGGAGTCGAGGGTAGTGGGAGGGGGGAGTTAGATGCTGAGATTAAAGAGTCAAACAGCCTCGGAAACAAAATATCTTCCTCCGTCAGACCTTTGAGCATCTAATGGTACAAGGAGTCTTCCAGAGAGAAGCCATTTAAGGAGGAGGAGTTGAGGATGTGTGAAGGGTCTTGGATGGATGGATCTGACCTCATGGACAGTCTGAAGTGATGCTTCTTAGTTTATTACTAATTATTTTTGAGCAAGTGTAAACTACACTATTGAGGTGCTTCTTGTTTTGGATATTTAAGGACTGATACCAGCAGATGAGTGAAAACGTAAGGATACTTTCATTAAAACAATTGTAGAAAGAGATGAGTATGGTCCttgggacatttttcacaatttacagacattttacaAACTACACAAATAATCCAGAAgataaattaatcaataacagaaataatCATATGTTGCATCCCTGTTGTATATCCTCTTCAGACAGTGAATATGTTATTGTACcagctgccagtttattaggtacacgtAGCTAAAAACTGATTGAGTCTAACACAACATCCCTGCAataaaaccttcatgaaggttataatgttggTGTTTGTTGAAACAGTTTTAGAGAACTGTTGCTCAAGTTTATGATAATTGTGGAGGCTCGTAGTTTGTGGTGAATGAGACCAAGAGGTGTTTCTACTATTTTGTTCACCCATATATCTATTATATGGGTGTATATCGAGtatattaacatttcataatATCACAATTGGCCAGTTGTGGGATTGACGAAGCCCCGAATCTTCCTGGTACAACTTGAATAAAGCATGAGGCCGTTGTTTTTAGTGCTGCTgcagtaataatataaaaatgatcattgTAAGTAGATATTCCTCCActtacattgtttttatttgtcttacaGAGGATGATGAAGGTTTGTCCAGAGTGGCGGGATCCTCAATTTTCacttttcagaaaaacaaacgTGCCCACAGCATGGCCCAGACTGGTGagatcctcacacacacacacacacacacacacacacacacactctgccacACAGACCTTCTCACACTATATAACATCAACTCTTTTTTAACCGACAATTATTAAGTTGTGTTTAAGGCTattaaacacttttgcctttatGTTTTTACACATAGCAAGTGAGTTAGCACGGACGCCTGGGAAAAACGTGACCTTCAGCACAGCCCCGAACACTGAACCATGCACTCCCACCCGAACAGGCCGCAGTGAGTCACACACATCCTCGCTGCCTCTTTGTGTCGGTCTTATCCTGTGTCCATCCACATACAACTAAGTGtactctgtctctctatctagACCACAGAGGTGAAAGCAGGACACCACAGAGGGTGAGACTAGAAGGAACTTGTTCACTTGTCTTTATATACACTTCAGACTCATCAACCTTTTAGGACAATGTTAACATCCACTTCTTTAATGACAGAGCAAAAAGGTGCGGTTTGTCTCTACTACACCCCACAGGCTCAGGAAAAGAATGACAAGTAAGTTTAAGGCGTTATAATGAGAATACTGTCCATATTAAAACAGGTAATATGTGTCAAATTAGACACTATCTAGACATCGGCtattatttaaatctttttgaTATTTTCAGCTCCAAGCCTCCGGTCAGACAGCGACAGTGAGCTGTCACCCTCAGACTctggggaagaggaggaggaggatgaagatggGATGGAGGAAGAGCAGAAAGTGAAGAAAGAGGACAAGGAGAACCTAAAGACCCCAAGAACGCCTAGTAAAGGTTTATCTGCAGCTCTCTACAAGACTCCCGCCAAAAAGAGCAAGAACACCTCTGAATCCCTCAACCAGCCCACTATGATTGAGGAGTACTTTGAGGCCCACAGCAGTTCAAAAGTCTTAACATCAGACCGCACACTTGAGCGTTTACACACCCCTAAACTCGACAGGGTCTGTATATAACAGCCAGCGTTCTCAGTGTGTTCATTGagctgcttcactgtgttgTATAAGTAGAGTACatctttattttgtgtttgcagGAGACGCTGGTCCAGCTTTTAGAAGGAAAACTGCCCTGCTACTCGAAAGAGATCCAGCAGCtccacaacaaacacagaaagcaCTTTAGCAAATGgatgttacagttacagtaagTGTGGTTTGCACTTTCTTTACTGCACACGTTTTCGTAGTATTTAAACAACAATACAAGACAGaaattgtctgtgtgtgtgtgtgtgtgtgtgtgtgtgtaggttggGGTTCAGTGTGCTGGTCTACGGTTTAGGCAGCAAAAAAGCTCTGCTGGAGGACTTCCGTGTGTCTCACTTGTCTCAAGAAATCCACCTCGTGGTCAATGGATTCTTCCCCTCTATCACTCTGAAATCGGTCAGTATCCACAgacaaacaagaagaaaaaacgcTTTGAGTAAAAGTGCGTAGTGTATTTGACAGCttatatgaaaaataaagtttggaCATAAAAGGAGCACAAGTGACAAACGTCCATCAACTGCTAGAAAACATTATAAAAGAAACACCGGAGCAATATTGATatagttggatttttttttttttttgcttttttcttctatCTTTGTCCATGAACATGCTATACTTAAATTGCAGATTTTAAATGCTCTGACGTGTGAGGCTCTAGAGTACCAGGGAAGTTTCCGAACCCCCTCTGACCAGATCCAGTACATCTCTCAGACCCTTAAAGACAGTGAGTGCGTCTGAGTCTTATTATAAAATCAAAGCTTGTTTTAAATCTTGTAGCTCTTTGTGTTTTACGGTTGAAGCTTTTCCTCGCAGGTCCAGATCTCCATGTGTACCTGCTAATCCATAATATCGATGGAGCAATGCTGCGAGGAGAAAAGACCCAGAGTGCACTGGGGCAGCTTGCATCCCTGCCCAACCTTCACTTGGTGGCTTCTATCGACCACATCCATGGTCCACTGGGTGagtgtttgttaatgtgtgtCCTGCAGTGTTAATAAATGATCCATCATAGCtgaatgtgtcctgtgtgttctCAGTGTGGGACCAGTTCAAGCAGAGCCAGTTTAACTGGTTGTGGTGGGAGTGTGTGACGTTCCAGCACTACGCAGAAGAGACGTCGTATGAAAACTCTCTCCTGGTGCAGCAGACTGGCGCTCTTGCTCTGTCCTCCCTTACACACGTGCTGCGCAGCTTGACATCCAATGCAAGGTACCATTTACACcttaattatgatttattttcagaGCTGTTAAAGGAAACTGTTAATTCTTCACGGCCGTGTGTCtccgctcttttttttttttttttttcagaggaaTTTTCAAACTGCTGGTGAAATTTCAGCTGGAAAACAGAGACAATCCTTCATACGCAGGTGCGTACACATTCAAAACTTCAAAATGCTGAACAgatttttttgctttgctttatgATCATAATGTTTTCTATCACTGTTTGTGCCACATGCAGGATTGTCCTTCCAAGATTTCTACCAGCGTTGTCGAGAGGCGTTCTTGGTGAACTCCGACCTCACACTGAGGACTCAGCTGACTGAGTTCAGAGACCACAAACTCATACGAACACGCAAGGTTGGAGTCCTGTTTGATTTCACAAATCATATTCAAAAGCAGATTGGAATCTATCTTACATGTATTCCCATGATTGTCCAGGGTGCAGATGGAGTGGAGTACCTGATCGTCCCTGTGGACACCAACACACTGACGGATTTCCTGGAGAACGAGGAGGGTGACTGAGAAGAAAAGGCTTTTTGACTCTGATCAACTACAGTCCATGGACTGACTTTTCCAGCAAATAGATACAGAAGGCCCAGTTACATCTGATTAACATAAGACACAAACCCATCGTACAGCCAATCCACAGTTTAATTAAATAGTTTGAGTCAAATAGTTGCGGAAATGTTTTGCCCTAAATGCCCCTTTGTAGCACTGTGACTTTCacattgtgtgttttgatgcATACACGGTTTCTGCTTACATCTGTGAAATTAAAATCAACACTGAAAGTTAATGTATtgcaattttatttaattacagaAATAGATTTGCATTCAGCAAAACATACATTCTTTTGTTCTTACAAGGCAGGTAGGCATGcggctctaaaaaaaaaaaaaaaaaagccaagttTTATGTGTGAAAACTGGACTGAAAAGATCAGTAAAAATCAAATCACATGCGTATTGCAATCGGAGGGGGATGTGAGGGTTGTGGTTCTGTGAGTTTAAGGTGGAAGAGGGGAGTGTGAGGTTTGGCCCTGAGTGCAAGCTatgaaatgtttcagtgttgGATGTCGgcagttttctgtgtgtgtagtgaTTCTCCAGAGTCCAGTGTGTAATTCTGGAGTCTGTTCTGCGTAGCTGTGTGTACAACATGTAGCTCCTCTTCATCCAAAtccctcagcagcagcagcactgcatcaagagtgtgtgtctgaaaataaaatacaattttcaaTATTCAAAAGTCCTTTTTAGCTTTAAGGGAGTATTGCTTAGAAATAAGAGGCTACCTTTCTCATAGATAGTCTGGTTTCTCTGGTTGacggagaagaaagagaggggaaCTTGTCTCTGGAAAGGGGCTTCATCCCCAACTCTTCCCGGATTTTACTAGAAACAAAAATCATTTGTTCTTAATATGTCTACATTTGTTTGGCAGCTAaagaattttctgttttttggtgAGTGTTTGTGTCAATCCACAGGACTTACTTGGTCTCCTCCATGTTATAGTTGAGCGGGTCATTCTCTGTCTCTGCGTCTGGATGTCCATTAGCAGAAGGCTGGTTCTGGACAGTGCTTGGGGGTGTGGTGACCTCTTCACCCTCCATGAGAGCCAATGCAATCTCATCCTCTGTCActactgcacacatacacacaaaaatacgTAAAACACTGTACACGAATGCTTCATTATAGGCGTGTAAATCACCTCTGAAGCTCACCTTGGTTGTCTAGCTTCTGGAGGCGAGGCAGGCAGCGCAACACAGTGAGGCGATACTGGCTGGAGTCAGTTCCACAACAAGGGTTTTCAGCTAACCAGAGAACTCTGAGGCGCGTCAACGGACGCAAATGAGA of Thunnus thynnus chromosome 12, fThuThy2.1, whole genome shotgun sequence contains these proteins:
- the orc2 gene encoding origin recognition complex subunit 2; this translates as MILCLCSPGAILTLSDMSVLEVKFIGDGDVLEHIVDKQEGVQSNSGSVQRMVTFKSPAGRRAREGAEHDGCDDENGVLDEQNYVQALGTYNTEEDDEGLSRVAGSSIFTFQKNKRAHSMAQTASELARTPGKNVTFSTAPNTEPCTPTRTGRNHRGESRTPQRSKKVRFVSTTPHRLRKRMTTPSLRSDSDSELSPSDSGEEEEEDEDGMEEEQKVKKEDKENLKTPRTPSKGLSAALYKTPAKKSKNTSESLNQPTMIEEYFEAHSSSKVLTSDRTLERLHTPKLDRETLVQLLEGKLPCYSKEIQQLHNKHRKHFSKWMLQLQLGFSVLVYGLGSKKALLEDFRVSHLSQEIHLVVNGFFPSITLKSILNALTCEALEYQGSFRTPSDQIQYISQTLKDSPDLHVYLLIHNIDGAMLRGEKTQSALGQLASLPNLHLVASIDHIHGPLVWDQFKQSQFNWLWWECVTFQHYAEETSYENSLLVQQTGALALSSLTHVLRSLTSNARGIFKLLVKFQLENRDNPSYAGLSFQDFYQRCREAFLVNSDLTLRTQLTEFRDHKLIRTRKGADGVEYLIVPVDTNTLTDFLENEEGD
- the cfap410 gene encoding cilia and flagella associated protein 410, producing MKLTRKLVLAKAKASDLDSVKKLNCWGCNLTDISIFSQMPNIEVLTLSVNSILSLSPLAGCLSLCELYLRRNMIPSLSELSHLRPLTRLRVLWLAENPCCGTDSSQYRLTVLRCLPRLQKLDNQVVTEDEIALALMEGEEVTTPPSTVQNQPSANGHPDAETENDPLNYNMEETNKIREELGMKPLSRDKFPSLSSPSTRETRLSMRKTHTLDAVLLLLRDLDEEELHVVHTATQNRLQNYTLDSGESLHTQKTADIQH